The stretch of DNA GCACTTTCTCCGCTGTGGCGGTAATCGGACCGGAAGGCGCGACCGCCGTTATGGACAGGCCCTTCGGCGTTTGCTCAATTCGCTCAACGCGGGTTTCCGTGTGAACGTCCACGCCGGCGGCAGCGAATTCTTTCCGCAGGCAACGGACGATGTCGCGGTCCATCACGGCGATCAGCTCCGGCAGCATCTCTATAATCGTAACCTTGCAGCCGAGGCTGCTGTATATACTGGCGAACTCGCAGCCGATTACTCCTCCGCCGATAATGCAGAGGCTGCCCGGCACCTCCGGCAGCGACAGGGCCTCGTCGCTTGTGATAACAGCGGAAAGCTCCGTCCCGGGAATCGGCACCCGCGACGGCACCGAACCGGTGGCGACGATTGCCCGGTCAAAGCCTATCGTCTGTGTGCTGCCGTCTTCCTTGCTCACTTCCAGCTCGTGCACGCCGGTAAACCTGCCGGTGCCGATAATTTTGGCCACTTTGTTCTTCTTAAGCAGCGCGTCGATTCCACCGGTGTTGATCCGGACAATCTTGTCCTTGCGCTTTTGCAGCTTCTTCCAGTCCACCGCAATCTGCGGAACGTCAAGACCGATTTCGGCTGATTCGCGCTTCAGCGCCGTATACAGCTCCGATGTATGCAGCAGCACTTTGGTCGGAATACAGCCGACATTGAGGCAAGTTCCGCCCAAAGCTTTTTTCTCCACCAGTGTCACTTCCGCTCCCAACTGGGCGGCCCTTATCGCGGCAACGTAACCGCCCGGACCGCCTCCCAGCACCAC from Paenibacillus sophorae encodes:
- the lpdA gene encoding dihydrolipoyl dehydrogenase, yielding MKIVVLGGGPGGYVAAIRAAQLGAEVTLVEKKALGGTCLNVGCIPTKVLLHTSELYTALKRESAEIGLDVPQIAVDWKKLQKRKDKIVRINTGGIDALLKKNKVAKIIGTGRFTGVHELEVSKEDGSTQTIGFDRAIVATGSVPSRVPIPGTELSAVITSDEALSLPEVPGSLCIIGGGVIGCEFASIYSSLGCKVTIIEMLPELIAVMDRDIVRCLRKEFAAAGVDVHTETRVERIEQTPKGLSITAVAPSGPITATAEKVLLSIGRRPMTSGLGLEILGVSIKKGAIEVDRNMQTAVPSIYAIGDCIGGIMLAHVASAEGIVAVEHIMGKPSPVDFRTVPSCVYTRPELASVGLTEDDAREQGLEVKTGSFPLQANAKSMIMGETGGLVKYVTDARTGEILGVHIAGPRATDIIAQGALAIRLEATLDEIETTVHAHPTVSEALLEAALAVNHRAIHSH